One window of Triticum dicoccoides isolate Atlit2015 ecotype Zavitan chromosome 5A, WEW_v2.0, whole genome shotgun sequence genomic DNA carries:
- the LOC119299000 gene encoding uncharacterized protein LOC119299000 — MVGYLLTRYIHIYLYLSSVGFVCRDALYECECICFYPQTIRNQCGWRSCRLLDFSPETCIIHQCKNGEIVQSRQEYEEARRSQARHIPKKIMGNSSLVRC; from the exons ATGGTTGGTTACTTGCTGACAAG GTACATACATATATATCTCTATCTGTCATCCGTGGGGTTTGTATGTAGAGACGCCCTGTATGAATGTGAATGTATATGCTTCTATCCACAAACTATTCGGAACCAGTGTG GATGGCGTTCTTGCAGGTTGCTTGATTTCTCGCCCGAGACATGCATAATCCACCAGTGTAA GAACGGGGAAATAGTCCAAAGCAGGCAAGAATATGAAGAGGCCCGCAGGTCTCAGGCTCGGCATATCCCAAAGAAAATAATGGGTAATTCGAGTTTGGTGCGTTGCTAA